The Flavobacterium sp. N2270 genome contains the following window.
CAAATATTGGTGTAGAAGTACTTTTACTAGATATTGTTCCTAGAGAATTAACGGCTGTAGAAGAAAAGAAAGGGTTAACTTTAGAAAGTAAAGCAGTTAGGAATCGTTTAGTAAACGATCATTTGACTAACGCGTTAAAATCTAAACCATCTCCAATTTATCATCCAAGTTTTGCCAATAGAATTACTACAGGTAACACAACAGATGATATGGCAAAAATTGCCGGTGTAGATTGGATTATTGAAGTAGTTGTTGAAAGACTTGATATCAAAAAACTAGTTTTCGAACAAGTTGAAAAATACAGAAAGCCTGGTACATTAATCACTTCAAACACTTCTGGAATTCCTATTCAGTTTATGAGCGAAGGAAGAAGCGAAGATTTCCAAAAACACTTTTGTGGAACGCATTTCTTCAATCCTGCTCGTTACTTAAAATTATTCGAAATTATTCCTGGTCCACAATCTTCAACAGAAGTATTGGATTTCTTAAATAGTTATGGTGAAAAATTCTTAGGAAAAACTTCAGTTGTAGCTAAAGATACTCCAGCTTTTATTGGAAATAGAATCGGAATCTTCGGAATCCAAAGTTTATTTCATCAAGTAAAAGAAATGGGATTAACGGTTGAAGAAGTAGATAAATTAACAGGTCCAGTTATTGGTCGCCCAAAATCAGCGACTTTCAGAACAGTTGATGTTGTTGGTTTAGATACTTTAGTTCACGTTGCAAACGGAATTTATGAAAATTGTCCAAACGACGAATCGCATGAATTATTCAAATTACCTGCTTTTGTTAACACAATGATGGAAAACCAATGGCTTGGAAGTAAATCGGGTCAAGGTTTCTATAAAAAGGAAGGTAAAGAAATATTAGCTTTAGATTTAGATACTTTAGAATATAGAGCCAGTAAAAAAGCATCTTTTGCTACTTTAGAATTAACAAAAACAATTGACAAACCAATTGACAGATTCAAAGTTTTAGTCAAAGGAAAAGACAAAGCAGGTGAATTCTACCGAAAAAACTTTGCTTCAATGTTCCAATATTGTTCAAACCGTATTCCTGAAATTACAGAAGATTTTTACAAAATTGACGATGCTATGAAAGCCGGTTTCGGTTGGGAAAATGGTCCTTTCGAAATTTGGGATGCCATTGGTGTTGAAAAAGGAATTGAATTAATGAAGGCGGAAGGTTATACCCCAGCTGCTTGGGTTAATGATATGGTTGCCTCTGGAACTACTTCTTTTTACTCTGTAAAAGATGGTGCTACTCACTTCTACTCTATTACCAATAAAAAAGTAGAAAAAATTCCTGGTCAAGATGCATTCATTATTTTGAATAACATTCGCGATAATAAAAAAGTATGGAACAACAGCGATTCAATCATTACCGATTTAGGGGATGGAATTATCAATTTAGAATTTACTTCAAAAATGAATTCTATTGGTGCTGGTGTTTTACAAGGAATAAACAAAGCCATAGATATTGCTGAAAAAGATTATAATGGTTTAGTTATTGGAAATCAAGGAACAAATTTCTCTGTTGGAGCTAATTTAGGAATGATTTTTATGATGGCTGTTGAGCAAGAATATGACGAATTAAACATGGCTATCAAAATGTTTCAAGATACGATGATGCGTTGTCGTTATTCTGCAATTCCTGTTATTGCTGCTCCTCATGGAATGACTCTTGGTGGTGGTTGTGAACTTACAATGCACGCTGATAGAGCTGTTGCTGCTGCTGAAACCTATATTGGTTTAGTAGAATTTGGAGTTGGTGTAATTCCTGGTGGTGGTGGTTCTAAAGAAATGGCATTAAGAGCTTCTGACCTTTTCCGTAAAAACGATGTTGAATTAAATGTTTTACAAGAATATTTCTTAACTGTTGGTATGGCGAAAGTGGCAACATCTGCTTACGAAGGTTTTGATACTGGCGTTTTACAAAAAGGTAGAGATATCGTTGTTGTTAACAAAGACCGTCAAATTGCAACTGCTAAACAAGTAGCGTTACAAATGGCAGAACAAGGTTATACGCAAGCTCCACGTAGAAAAGATATTAAAGTACTTGGAAAACAAGCTTTAGGTATGTTCTTGGTTGGAACTGATAGTATGGAAGCAGGAAAGTATATTTCGGAGCACGATAAGAAAATTGCAAACAAATTAGCGTATGTAATGGCTGGTGGGGATTTATCAGAACCTACTCTAGTAACAGAACAGTATTTATTAGATTTAGAAAGAGAAGCATTTTTATCACTTACAGGTGAAAGAAAATCTTTGGAAAGAATCCAACACATGTTAACTAAAGGGAAACCGTTAAGAAACTAAGAAATTATGAAAACAGCATATATAGTAAAAGCATATAGAACTGCAGTTGGTAAAGCACCAAAAGGAGTTTTTCGTTTCAAAAGACCTGATGAATTGGCTGCTGAAACAATTGAATACATGATGGCAGAATTACCAAACTTCGACAAAACTCGTATTGATGATGTTATGGTTGGTAATGCAATGCCAGAAGCAGAACAAGGTTTAAACGTTGGTCGTTTAATTTCCTTAATGGGATTAAAAGTCGAAGATGTACCAGGTGTTACAGTAAATAGATATTGCGCATCAGGAATTGAAACTATTGGAATGGCAACAGCTAAAATTCAATCAGGAATGGCAGATTGTATCATCGCTGGTGGTGCAGAAAGCATGAGTTATATTCCAATGGGAGGTTACAAACCAACTCCTGATTATAAAGTGGCTAATGCAGGTCATGAAGATTATTATTGGGGAATGGGATTGACAGCTGAAGCAGTTGCAAATCAGTTCAAAGTTTCTCGTGAAGATCAGGATGAATTTGCCTTTAAATCGCATATGAAAGCTTTAAAAGCTCAAGCTGAAGGTAGATTTGATGATCAAATTGTTCCTATTACTGTAAACGAAACTTTCGTGAATGAAAACGGTAAAAAAGAAACGCGTTCATACGTAGTAAATAAAGATGAAGGTCCAAGAGCAGGTACTTCAGTTGAAGCTTTAGCAAAATTACGTCCAGTATTTGCTGCTGATGGAAGTGTAACTGCTGGAAACTCATCTCAAATGAGTGATGGAGCAGCATTTGTATTGGTAATGAGTGAAGAAATGGTAAAAGAATTAAATCTTGAACCAATTGCACGTTTAGTAAACTTTGCATCTGCAGGTGTTGAGCCAAGAATAATGGGTATTGGACCCGTAAAAGCGATTCCAAAAGCCCTAAAACAAGCAGGTTTAAAACAATCAGATATTGATTTATTTGAATTAAACGAAGCTTTCGCTTCTCAATCATTAGCCGTTATTCGTGAATTAGGTTTAAATCCTGATATCGTAAACGTAAATGGTGGGGCAATTGCGTTAGGTCACCCTCTTGGTTGTACAGGTGCAAAATTATCAGTTCAATTATTTGATGAAATGCGTAAGCGTG
Protein-coding sequences here:
- a CDS encoding acetyl-CoA C-acyltransferase; translated protein: MKTAYIVKAYRTAVGKAPKGVFRFKRPDELAAETIEYMMAELPNFDKTRIDDVMVGNAMPEAEQGLNVGRLISLMGLKVEDVPGVTVNRYCASGIETIGMATAKIQSGMADCIIAGGAESMSYIPMGGYKPTPDYKVANAGHEDYYWGMGLTAEAVANQFKVSREDQDEFAFKSHMKALKAQAEGRFDDQIVPITVNETFVNENGKKETRSYVVNKDEGPRAGTSVEALAKLRPVFAADGSVTAGNSSQMSDGAAFVLVMSEEMVKELNLEPIARLVNFASAGVEPRIMGIGPVKAIPKALKQAGLKQSDIDLFELNEAFASQSLAVIRELGLNPDIVNVNGGAIALGHPLGCTGAKLSVQLFDEMRKRGNAKYGMVTMCVGTGQGTAGIYEFLK
- a CDS encoding 3-hydroxyacyl-CoA dehydrogenase/enoyl-CoA hydratase family protein; translated protein: MKRNIKKVAVIGSGIMGSGIACHFANIGVEVLLLDIVPRELTAVEEKKGLTLESKAVRNRLVNDHLTNALKSKPSPIYHPSFANRITTGNTTDDMAKIAGVDWIIEVVVERLDIKKLVFEQVEKYRKPGTLITSNTSGIPIQFMSEGRSEDFQKHFCGTHFFNPARYLKLFEIIPGPQSSTEVLDFLNSYGEKFLGKTSVVAKDTPAFIGNRIGIFGIQSLFHQVKEMGLTVEEVDKLTGPVIGRPKSATFRTVDVVGLDTLVHVANGIYENCPNDESHELFKLPAFVNTMMENQWLGSKSGQGFYKKEGKEILALDLDTLEYRASKKASFATLELTKTIDKPIDRFKVLVKGKDKAGEFYRKNFASMFQYCSNRIPEITEDFYKIDDAMKAGFGWENGPFEIWDAIGVEKGIELMKAEGYTPAAWVNDMVASGTTSFYSVKDGATHFYSITNKKVEKIPGQDAFIILNNIRDNKKVWNNSDSIITDLGDGIINLEFTSKMNSIGAGVLQGINKAIDIAEKDYNGLVIGNQGTNFSVGANLGMIFMMAVEQEYDELNMAIKMFQDTMMRCRYSAIPVIAAPHGMTLGGGCELTMHADRAVAAAETYIGLVEFGVGVIPGGGGSKEMALRASDLFRKNDVELNVLQEYFLTVGMAKVATSAYEGFDTGVLQKGRDIVVVNKDRQIATAKQVALQMAEQGYTQAPRRKDIKVLGKQALGMFLVGTDSMEAGKYISEHDKKIANKLAYVMAGGDLSEPTLVTEQYLLDLEREAFLSLTGERKSLERIQHMLTKGKPLRN